The following proteins are encoded in a genomic region of Stutzerimonas balearica DSM 6083:
- a CDS encoding curli assembly protein CsgF, with protein MKRHIPLAGTLLAGLLLANGASATELVYTPVNPSFGGSPLNGAWLLGNAQAQDDHKDPDAIDRSALSGSALDRFTSQLESRLLSQMLSNIEQGKEGVLTTDDFIIHIVNDDLGNLTVNITDKLTGEISEIIVDGYSDYR; from the coding sequence ATGAAACGGCACATCCCACTTGCCGGCACCCTGCTTGCCGGTCTGCTGCTGGCCAACGGCGCAAGCGCCACGGAACTGGTGTACACCCCGGTCAACCCCTCGTTCGGCGGCAGCCCGCTCAACGGGGCCTGGCTGCTGGGCAACGCCCAGGCACAGGACGACCACAAGGACCCCGACGCGATCGACCGCTCGGCGCTGTCCGGCAGCGCGCTGGATCGCTTCACCAGCCAGTTGGAGTCGCGCCTGCTGTCGCAGATGCTGAGCAATATCGAGCAGGGCAAGGAAGGCGTGCTGACCACCGACGACTTCATCATCCACATCGTCAACGACGACCTGGGCAACCTGACGGTGAACATCACCGACAAGCTGACCGGAGAGATCTCCGAGATCATCGTCGACGGTTACAGCGACTATCGCTAA
- the csgE gene encoding curli production assembly/transport protein CsgE, with protein sequence MKRLLLLLTLLGALGAQADEAELQGLITNGTITRSGQEFYVKFCERLNDTSRMDFNLAVKERPSARWGVLIWVEHENQTLYRRFLQPNVADMEATAYAAADFVLEEINRRKIEALFDDNIDLAKDEL encoded by the coding sequence GTGAAACGCCTGCTCCTGCTGCTGACGCTGCTCGGCGCGCTCGGTGCCCAGGCCGACGAGGCCGAGCTCCAGGGGCTGATCACCAACGGCACCATCACCCGCTCGGGCCAGGAGTTCTACGTCAAGTTCTGCGAACGACTGAACGACACCAGCCGGATGGACTTCAACCTGGCGGTCAAGGAACGCCCCTCGGCGCGCTGGGGCGTGCTGATCTGGGTCGAGCACGAGAACCAGACGTTGTACCGCCGCTTCCTGCAGCCCAACGTGGCGGACATGGAAGCGACGGCCTATGCCGCGGCGGATTTCGTCCTCGAGGAAATCAACCGCCGAAAGATCGAAGCGCTGTTCGACGACAACATTGACCTAGCCAAGGACGAGTTATGA
- a CDS encoding helix-turn-helix transcriptional regulator, whose protein sequence is MNDSNAFPAAMPACPRLLLLSGSELLESAMRQHLQGTLDHRLQRCTSPRADQLRCDLVLLDPASYTPDEAMRLLRRAEYTPLALVNAAPEQAETLVEAHPWVRGVFYRGTSRQGFTVGIHKLLGGNDWLPRGLTERLVSRYRQLTPISQGIDQLTVREKQILALAGKGLSNAEIGRSLHLSTHTIKSHIHNALRKLGASNRAQGASMVLAYVCEPSL, encoded by the coding sequence ATGAACGACTCCAACGCCTTCCCGGCGGCCATGCCGGCCTGCCCACGTCTGCTTCTGCTTTCGGGTAGCGAACTGCTGGAAAGCGCCATGCGTCAGCACCTCCAGGGCACCCTCGATCATCGACTGCAGCGCTGCACCTCGCCACGCGCCGACCAGTTGCGCTGCGACCTGGTGCTGCTCGATCCGGCCAGCTACACACCGGACGAGGCGATGCGCCTGTTGCGCCGCGCCGAGTACACGCCGCTGGCGCTGGTCAACGCCGCGCCGGAGCAGGCCGAAACGCTGGTCGAGGCCCACCCCTGGGTGCGCGGCGTGTTCTACCGGGGCACCTCGCGACAGGGCTTCACGGTCGGCATTCACAAGCTGCTCGGCGGCAACGACTGGCTGCCGCGCGGGCTCACCGAGCGCCTGGTGTCGCGCTATCGCCAGCTGACCCCGATCAGCCAGGGCATCGACCAGCTGACGGTGCGTGAGAAGCAGATCCTCGCGCTGGCCGGCAAGGGGCTGTCGAATGCCGAGATCGGCCGCTCGCTGCACCTGAGCACCCACACCATCAAGAGCCATATCCACAACGCCCTGCGCAAGCTCGGTGCCAGCAATCGCGCCCAGGGCGCCTCGATGGTGCTGGCCTACGTCTGCGAGCCAAGCCTGTGA
- a CDS encoding LysE family translocator: MSDPVFWGVFFSAALALNLSPGPDLLYVLSRTLTGGRRLGMVSALGVCSGAMVHVSAAAFGLSAILATSALAFSVVKYLGAAYLIYLGVQALRSAGKGITRLPETRGASSAWQAYRQGVLVDLLNPKAAIFFMAFLPQFVRPGHGTTALQLFWLGFLVVVVAIVVEGSLVVLAARASRLLRGQQRVAAWLDRLLGSVLVGLGVRLGLSERI, encoded by the coding sequence ATGTCTGACCCGGTGTTCTGGGGCGTGTTCTTCTCCGCGGCGCTGGCGCTGAACCTGTCGCCCGGGCCCGATCTGCTCTACGTGCTCTCGCGCACCCTCACCGGTGGCCGTCGACTGGGCATGGTCAGTGCCCTGGGCGTGTGCAGCGGGGCGATGGTCCATGTGTCTGCCGCTGCCTTTGGCCTGTCGGCGATCCTGGCGACCTCGGCGCTGGCGTTCTCGGTGGTCAAGTATCTCGGCGCGGCCTATCTCATCTATCTGGGCGTCCAGGCGTTGCGCTCGGCGGGCAAAGGCATCACGCGCCTGCCCGAGACACGGGGCGCCAGCAGCGCCTGGCAGGCCTATCGCCAGGGCGTGCTGGTGGATCTGCTGAATCCGAAGGCGGCAATCTTCTTCATGGCCTTTCTGCCGCAGTTCGTGCGGCCCGGCCATGGCACGACCGCGCTGCAGCTGTTCTGGCTGGGTTTTCTGGTGGTCGTGGTGGCGATCGTCGTCGAGGGCTCGCTGGTCGTGCTGGCCGCGCGGGCCAGCCGCCTGCTGCGCGGCCAGCAGCGCGTGGCGGCCTGGCTCGATCGGCTGCTCGGTTCGGTGCTCGTGGGGCTCGGCGTACGCCTGGGCCTGAGCGAGCGCATCTGA
- a CDS encoding aldo/keto reductase, with protein MTRPFCLLDGTPVSPVGQGTWHMGEVRAERDREVAALKLGIELGMTLIDTAEMYGEGGAETVVGEAIRDRRERVYLVSKVYPHNAGRRGAIEACERSLRRLGTDCIDLYLLHWRGGYPLAETVEAFEQLRATGRIRAWGVSNFDVEDLLELPHDSRCATNQVLYNPAERGIEFDLLPWCQAHDMPVMAYCPLGQGGALLRNPAIVAVARRLGAQPAQVALAWALRQPGVLVIPKASDPQHVRANAHAARLQLSDEDLATIDAAFAAPQRKVPLQMV; from the coding sequence ATGACGCGCCCGTTCTGTCTTCTCGACGGCACTCCGGTGTCGCCGGTTGGCCAGGGCACCTGGCATATGGGGGAGGTGCGCGCCGAGCGCGATCGCGAGGTCGCCGCGCTGAAGCTCGGCATCGAGCTGGGCATGACGCTGATCGATACCGCCGAAATGTATGGCGAAGGCGGTGCCGAGACGGTGGTCGGCGAAGCGATTCGCGACCGTCGTGAACGCGTCTATCTGGTCAGCAAGGTTTATCCGCACAACGCCGGCCGCCGCGGTGCCATCGAGGCCTGCGAGCGTAGCCTGCGGCGGCTGGGCACCGATTGCATCGACCTCTATCTGCTGCACTGGCGCGGCGGCTACCCGCTGGCCGAAACCGTGGAAGCCTTCGAACAGCTGCGTGCGACCGGGCGCATCCGCGCCTGGGGCGTGTCCAACTTCGACGTCGAGGATCTGCTGGAACTGCCACACGACAGCCGGTGCGCTACCAACCAGGTTCTTTACAACCCGGCCGAGCGCGGTATCGAGTTCGACCTGTTGCCCTGGTGCCAGGCACACGATATGCCGGTCATGGCCTACTGCCCACTCGGCCAGGGCGGTGCCTTGCTGCGCAATCCGGCGATCGTGGCCGTCGCCCGGCGCCTGGGTGCGCAACCGGCGCAGGTCGCGCTGGCCTGGGCGCTGCGTCAGCCGGGCGTGCTGGTGATTCCCAAGGCCAGCGATCCGCAGCATGTGCGCGCCAATGCCCACGCGGCGCGCCTGCAGTTGAGCGATGAGGATCTGGCCACGATCGACGCCGCGTTCGCCGCGCCGCAGCGCAAGGTGCCGCTGCAAATGGTCTGA
- a CDS encoding SDR family oxidoreductase, protein MTSPSLDGTVVVITGASSGIGRAAAQAFARQGARVVLAARDRQALEEVAAECRGEGADALVVPTDVGVADEVERLATAAAEFGHGRIDVWINNAGIGAVGAFDETPLEAHEQVVQTDLLGYLRGAHAVLPYFKQQSGGVLINTLSVGSWVAQPYAVAYSASKFGLRGLTQALRGELVQWPGIHVCDIYPGVVDTPGFRDGGNYTGRALVPPPPRYDPRRVAEAMVRRALHPRDTTPVGATASLLRLAHALTPGFDRLNGLLTGMALRRANQAARSSGNLFDPPGGDRRIDGGWRTAEGPDKRLLLAGGLLFGVVGALLLRRRR, encoded by the coding sequence ATGACGTCCCCTTCACTCGACGGCACCGTGGTGGTGATCACCGGCGCCTCCAGCGGCATCGGCCGCGCCGCGGCCCAGGCTTTCGCCCGGCAGGGCGCGCGCGTTGTCCTGGCGGCGCGCGACCGCCAGGCCCTGGAGGAAGTCGCCGCTGAATGCCGTGGCGAAGGTGCCGACGCCCTGGTGGTGCCGACCGACGTTGGCGTCGCCGACGAGGTCGAGCGGCTGGCCACGGCCGCGGCGGAGTTCGGCCATGGGCGCATCGACGTCTGGATCAACAACGCTGGTATCGGTGCCGTCGGCGCCTTCGACGAAACGCCGCTGGAGGCACACGAGCAAGTGGTGCAGACCGATCTGCTCGGCTACCTGCGCGGCGCGCATGCGGTGCTGCCCTACTTCAAGCAGCAGAGTGGCGGGGTGCTGATCAATACGCTTTCGGTGGGCAGTTGGGTCGCGCAGCCCTACGCGGTGGCCTATTCGGCGAGCAAGTTCGGCCTGCGCGGCCTGACCCAGGCACTGCGCGGCGAGCTGGTGCAGTGGCCAGGCATTCATGTCTGCGACATCTATCCGGGCGTGGTCGACACGCCAGGCTTTCGTGATGGCGGCAACTACACCGGGCGCGCCCTGGTGCCGCCGCCGCCGCGCTACGATCCGCGGCGTGTCGCCGAAGCCATGGTTCGGCGCGCCTTGCACCCGCGTGACACCACGCCGGTGGGGGCCACTGCCAGCCTGCTGCGGCTCGCTCACGCGTTGACTCCGGGCTTCGATCGCCTGAACGGCTTGCTTACCGGGATGGCGCTGCGGCGGGCGAATCAGGCTGCGCGCTCATCCGGCAATCTGTTCGATCCACCGGGCGGGGATCGGCGCATCGATGGCGGCTGGCGGACGGCCGAAGGGCCCGACAAACGCCTGCTGTTGGCAGGCGGCCTGCTGTTCGGCGTGGTCGGGGCGCTGCTGCTGCGCAGGCGACGCTGA
- the metR gene encoding transcriptional regulator MetR, producing MLEIRHLRTLHALRETDSLVEAAERLHLTQSALSHQFKELEERLGLQLFVRKTRPVRFTSAGLRLLQLADSLLPQLRGAERDLARLAGGTAGRLHMAIECHSCFQWLMPTIDQFRDAWPEVELDLASGFSFAPLPALARGDLDLVVTSDPVDLPGITYVPLFTYEALLAVANQHPLASRAYVQPQDLANETLITYPVERDRLDIFTRFLEPADVEPAQVRTSELTVMMMQLVASGRGVCCVPNWALHEYSARGYVTAKRLGERGLFATLYAAIRADMLDSPFMRDFLLTAKDTSFATLEGVSAATRAR from the coding sequence ATGCTCGAGATCCGTCACCTGAGAACGCTTCATGCGCTGCGCGAAACCGACAGCCTGGTCGAGGCTGCCGAGCGGCTACACCTGACGCAGTCAGCCCTGAGCCATCAGTTCAAGGAGCTCGAGGAACGGCTCGGCCTGCAACTGTTCGTGCGCAAGACCCGCCCGGTGCGCTTCACCAGTGCCGGTCTGCGCCTGCTGCAGCTGGCCGACTCACTGTTGCCCCAGTTGCGTGGCGCCGAGCGTGACCTCGCGCGACTGGCCGGCGGAACGGCCGGGCGCCTGCACATGGCGATCGAATGCCACAGCTGTTTCCAGTGGCTGATGCCCACCATCGACCAGTTCCGCGACGCCTGGCCGGAAGTCGAGTTGGACCTGGCCTCGGGCTTTTCCTTCGCGCCGCTGCCGGCGCTGGCACGCGGCGACCTGGATCTGGTGGTCACCTCCGATCCGGTCGACCTGCCGGGCATCACCTACGTGCCGTTGTTCACCTACGAAGCCCTGCTGGCGGTGGCCAACCAGCACCCGCTCGCCAGCCGCGCCTATGTCCAGCCGCAGGACCTGGCCAACGAAACGCTGATCACCTACCCGGTCGAACGTGACCGGCTGGACATCTTCACGCGCTTCCTCGAACCGGCCGACGTCGAACCGGCGCAGGTCCGCACCTCCGAGCTGACCGTGATGATGATGCAGCTGGTGGCCTCGGGGCGCGGCGTGTGCTGCGTTCCCAACTGGGCGCTGCACGAGTACAGCGCGCGCGGCTACGTCACCGCCAAGCGGCTGGGCGAGCGCGGCCTGTTCGCCACGCTGTACGCGGCAATCCGCGCCGACATGCTCGATTCGCCGTTCATGCGCGACTTCCTGTTGACCGCCAAGGACACGTCGTTCGCCACCCTCGAGGGTGTGAGCGCCGCCACACGCGCGCGCTGA
- the metE gene encoding 5-methyltetrahydropteroyltriglutamate--homocysteine S-methyltransferase — translation MVVAHSLGFPRIGKDRELKKALESYWKGELDEAGLQAVGRELRAAHWQLQAEAGLDLLPVGDFAWYDGVLAHSLMFGVIPERFRPASGKPGLDTLFAMARGVSKSCCGGGAQAQEMTKWFDTNYHYLVPEFTAEQQFELSWEQLFEEVDEALALGHRVKPVVIGPLTYLWLGKVRGGEAFDRLELLERLLPLYGQLFERLAGQGVEWVQIDEPILALDLPQAWKNAFERGYNLLQRAPLKKLVATYFGGLEDNLGLAAGLPVDGLHIDLVRAPEQFPLILDWLPAYKVLSLGVVNGRNVWACDLERTLALLREAHARLGERLWVAPSCSLLHSPVDLAREQHLDEELRSWLAFAVQKCEEVAVLKQALLQPDAAVVQAALDRSRRVQASRAASSRIHRPDVQARLQAIQPSDYRRASAFASRIEQQREQLKLPPFPTTTIGSFPQTAAIRLARQAYRQGKLSAGDYTEAMQTEIRHAVSIQEQLGLDVLVHGEAERNDMVEYFAEQLEGYAFTRFGWVQSYGSRCVKPAIIYGDLSRPAPMTVDWIRYAQQQTSKVMKGMLTGPVTMLMWSFPREDVSREVQARQLALAIRDEVCDLEAAGIRIVQIDEAAFREGLPLRRAQWQGYLDWAVNAFRLCSSGVGDRTQIHTHMCYSEFNDVIESIAAMDADVITIETSRSQMELLEAFRAFDYPNDIGPGVYDIHSPRVPDVGEMVALLEKAAERIPAERLWVNPDCGLKTRGWPETEAALVNMVAAARQLRGRLAGAAA, via the coding sequence ATGGTTGTTGCGCATTCCCTCGGCTTTCCTCGCATCGGCAAGGATCGGGAACTGAAAAAAGCTTTGGAAAGCTATTGGAAGGGCGAGCTGGACGAGGCGGGGCTACAGGCGGTGGGTCGCGAGCTGCGCGCCGCACACTGGCAGCTGCAGGCCGAAGCGGGGCTCGATCTGCTGCCGGTCGGCGACTTCGCCTGGTACGACGGCGTGCTGGCCCATTCGCTGATGTTTGGTGTGATCCCCGAGCGCTTCCGCCCGGCCAGTGGCAAGCCAGGCCTGGATACGCTGTTCGCCATGGCCCGGGGCGTTTCCAAGAGCTGCTGCGGGGGTGGCGCGCAAGCACAGGAAATGACCAAGTGGTTCGATACCAACTATCACTACCTGGTGCCCGAGTTCACCGCCGAGCAGCAGTTCGAGCTGTCCTGGGAGCAGCTGTTCGAGGAAGTGGACGAGGCGCTTGCGCTCGGGCATCGGGTCAAGCCGGTGGTCATCGGCCCGCTGACCTATCTGTGGCTGGGCAAGGTACGGGGTGGCGAGGCCTTCGATCGGCTCGAGCTGCTCGAGCGCCTGCTGCCACTGTATGGCCAGCTGTTCGAGCGTCTGGCCGGACAGGGCGTGGAGTGGGTGCAGATCGACGAGCCGATCCTCGCCCTCGACCTGCCGCAGGCCTGGAAGAACGCCTTCGAGCGCGGTTACAACCTGCTGCAGCGGGCGCCGCTGAAGAAACTCGTGGCGACCTATTTCGGTGGTCTGGAAGACAATCTCGGTCTCGCCGCGGGGCTGCCGGTCGACGGGCTGCACATCGACCTGGTCAGAGCGCCGGAACAGTTCCCGCTGATTCTCGACTGGCTGCCGGCCTACAAGGTGCTCTCGCTTGGCGTGGTCAACGGGCGCAACGTCTGGGCCTGCGATCTGGAGCGCACCCTCGCGCTGCTGCGCGAGGCGCATGCCCGGCTGGGCGAGCGCCTGTGGGTAGCGCCGTCGTGCTCGCTGCTGCACAGCCCGGTAGACCTGGCGCGTGAGCAGCATCTGGACGAGGAGCTGCGCAGCTGGCTCGCCTTTGCCGTACAGAAGTGCGAGGAGGTGGCGGTGCTCAAGCAGGCGTTGCTGCAGCCCGACGCTGCCGTGGTGCAGGCGGCCCTGGACCGCAGCCGCCGCGTGCAGGCCAGCCGTGCGGCGTCCAGCCGGATCCATCGCCCGGATGTGCAGGCGCGCCTGCAGGCGATCCAGCCCAGCGACTACCGTCGTGCGTCGGCATTCGCCAGCCGTATCGAGCAGCAGCGCGAGCAGCTGAAGCTGCCGCCGTTCCCCACCACCACGATCGGTTCGTTCCCGCAGACTGCGGCGATTCGCCTGGCACGCCAGGCCTACCGGCAGGGCAAGCTCTCGGCCGGTGATTACACCGAGGCCATGCAAACCGAGATCCGCCATGCCGTCAGCATTCAGGAACAGCTGGGGCTGGATGTGCTGGTGCACGGCGAGGCCGAACGCAACGACATGGTCGAGTACTTCGCCGAGCAGCTCGAAGGCTATGCCTTCACCCGCTTCGGCTGGGTGCAGAGCTACGGCTCGCGCTGCGTCAAGCCGGCGATCATCTACGGTGACCTGAGCCGCCCGGCGCCGATGACGGTGGACTGGATCCGCTACGCCCAGCAGCAGACCAGCAAGGTCATGAAGGGCATGCTGACCGGCCCGGTGACCATGCTGATGTGGTCGTTCCCGCGCGAGGATGTCAGCCGCGAAGTGCAGGCCCGACAACTGGCGCTGGCGATCCGTGACGAGGTCTGCGACCTGGAAGCGGCGGGCATTCGTATCGTGCAGATCGACGAAGCGGCGTTCCGCGAAGGTCTGCCGCTGCGCCGGGCGCAATGGCAGGGCTACCTGGACTGGGCGGTGAATGCCTTCCGCCTCTGCTCCAGCGGGGTAGGCGACCGCACGCAGATTCACACGCACATGTGCTATAGCGAGTTCAACGACGTGATCGAGTCGATCGCCGCGATGGATGCCGACGTGATCACCATCGAGACTTCACGCTCGCAGATGGAGCTGCTTGAAGCGTTTCGCGCCTTCGACTACCCCAACGACATCGGCCCGGGCGTCTACGACATCCATTCGCCGCGCGTCCCGGACGTTGGCGAGATGGTCGCCCTGCTGGAGAAGGCGGCCGAGCGGATTCCTGCCGAGCGGCTGTGGGTCAATCCCGACTGCGGGCTGAAGACGCGCGGCTGGCCGGAAACCGAAGCGGCGCTGGTCAACATGGTCGCCGCAGCGCGTCAGCTGCGCGGGCGGCTGGCCGGCGCGGCGGCCTGA
- the glpD gene encoding glycerol-3-phosphate dehydrogenase: MQHKLLAPVAEVYDLAVIGAGINGVGIAADAAGRGLAVFLCEQGDLAQHTSSASSKLVHGGLRYLEHYELRLVREALAEREVLLAKAPHLVTPLRFILPYRPHLRPSWLIRTGLFLYDHLGKRERLAASRSLRFGADSPLKPELDHGFEYSDCWVDDARLVVVNAIAAREHGAHVHSRTRCVSARSSKGLWHLHLERADGSRYSIRARALVNATGPWVAQFIEDDLRLSSPHGIRLIQGSHLIVPRLYDGEHAYVLQNRDRRVVFVIPYLDRFSLIGTTDREYHGDPAQVRVTEQEIDYLLAVVNEHFKRPLQRTDICHSYAGVRPLCDDESSEPAAITRDYTLELSRQAHDAPLLSVFGGKLTTYRKLAEAALAELAPWFPHMQPAWTRHAPLPGGEDMRNVRELTEALCLSHAWLDERLAERWASSYGSRSWLLLKGVDGVQDLGEHFGAGLHAHEVDYLMAEEWAQTAEDILWRRSKLGLSIDRSGRDRLQHYLDSQTAAHLVSFDQSLRA, translated from the coding sequence ATGCAGCACAAGCTCCTCGCACCGGTAGCCGAGGTCTACGACCTGGCCGTGATTGGCGCAGGCATCAATGGCGTCGGGATCGCCGCCGATGCCGCTGGCCGCGGGCTGGCCGTGTTTCTCTGCGAACAGGGCGACCTGGCGCAGCACACGTCGTCGGCAAGCAGCAAGCTGGTGCATGGCGGGCTGCGCTATCTCGAACACTACGAGCTGCGCCTGGTGCGCGAGGCACTGGCCGAACGCGAGGTGCTGCTCGCCAAGGCCCCGCATCTGGTCACGCCGTTGCGTTTCATCCTGCCCTATCGCCCGCACCTGCGCCCCTCCTGGCTGATCCGCACCGGCCTGTTTCTCTACGATCATCTGGGCAAGCGCGAGCGACTGGCCGCTTCACGCAGCCTGCGGTTCGGCGCCGACAGCCCGCTCAAACCGGAACTCGACCATGGTTTCGAATACTCCGATTGCTGGGTGGACGACGCACGACTGGTGGTCGTCAATGCGATTGCCGCCCGCGAGCACGGCGCTCATGTGCACAGCCGCACCCGCTGCGTCAGCGCACGCAGCAGCAAGGGGCTCTGGCACCTGCACCTGGAGCGCGCCGATGGCAGCCGCTACTCGATTCGCGCCCGCGCCCTGGTCAACGCCACCGGCCCCTGGGTCGCGCAGTTCATCGAAGACGACCTGCGGCTGTCGTCGCCGCATGGCATCCGCCTGATTCAGGGCAGCCACCTGATCGTGCCCCGGCTGTACGACGGCGAGCATGCCTACGTCCTGCAGAACCGCGATCGCCGCGTGGTGTTCGTGATTCCCTATCTGGACCGCTTCAGCCTGATCGGCACCACCGACCGCGAATATCACGGCGACCCGGCGCAGGTTCGCGTCACCGAGCAGGAGATCGACTACCTCCTGGCTGTGGTGAACGAGCATTTCAAGCGCCCGCTGCAGCGTACCGACATCTGCCACAGCTATGCCGGGGTACGCCCGCTGTGCGATGACGAGTCGAGCGAGCCAGCGGCGATTACCCGTGACTACACCCTCGAGCTCTCGCGTCAGGCGCACGACGCGCCACTGCTGTCGGTGTTCGGCGGCAAGCTGACCACCTATCGCAAGCTGGCCGAAGCGGCGCTCGCCGAACTCGCGCCCTGGTTCCCGCACATGCAGCCGGCCTGGACCCGCCATGCGCCGCTGCCCGGCGGCGAGGACATGCGCAACGTGCGCGAGCTGACCGAAGCGCTGTGCCTGAGCCACGCCTGGCTCGACGAGCGCCTGGCCGAGCGCTGGGCGAGCAGCTACGGCAGTCGCAGCTGGCTGCTGCTCAAAGGGGTCGATGGCGTGCAGGACCTGGGCGAGCACTTCGGCGCCGGCCTGCATGCGCACGAAGTCGACTATCTGATGGCCGAAGAATGGGCACAGACCGCCGAGGACATTCTCTGGCGGCGCAGCAAGCTGGGTTTGTCGATCGACCGAAGTGGCCGCGATCGGCTGCAGCATTACCTGGACAGCCAGACCGCGGCGCATCTGGTCAGCTTCGATCAGAGCCTGCGCGCCTGA